The region GGGTTTTTGACCCCGGATGGTGAGTTTTCGCCCGGAAATTTTATATGTTTTTTCACCGTCCAATATTTCCAAGAAGCGATTTTCCAATCTACTGGCTTCGTCGCAGTACATTTTTGTGGACATCAAAGGGCCAATTTTTAGGACACGAGCTGTGGCTTTGAGGTCGCCACCAAAGACGTTACAACCGCCATTCCCACCTATACTTTTTAGTGAAGGATCAACTTGGAGAAAGATTTTTTGTCCCGATACCCTTGCGTTTCCTTGCGCATCGGATAGCTGAACCAGTACCCATTGATAGCGCTTTAATGCGGCTCTAGACGTTATTTCTTTGGGCTTGGAGGGCTTTAGTAGGGTTTTCCGGCTTGAATTTTGGGCTTGTGTCCAGAGGCCCGTTCCCAGCATAGAGAAGGCAACCAGCAAGACAAAATGGATTTTTGTGGTCTTCATAACACGCTTCGGTTTCTTTGGTTAAAAAGAGGCTATCTTTCCAGGAAAGCCAATATCTATCCAAGAATTAATCAAAAAGGATGCCTAATGTCTTTGCCGTTGTCAAACCCACCCATTATCCAAGTGGAGCACATGTTCCTTACGCGCAGCCGGAAACGTATCCTGGAAAACATTCACTGGCGGGTAGAATCTGGAGACCATTGGGTGATTTTAGGGCCTAATGGCGCTGGGAAAACCTCCCTTCTGCACGCATTGGCAGGATATATGCCACCAACTTCAGGAAAGATTGAGGTGCTGGGGAAAACTTTTGGTCGTACCGATTGGCGGGCACTACGCACACACATTGGATTGGTGAGTGCCGGGCTGATCCCGAGGATCAGAGAAAACGAAATGGCACTAGACGTTGTGGTGAGCGGGAAGTATGCGCAACTTAACCTATGGACAGATCCTACGCCCATAGATATCGAAAAGGCCCGTTTTTTGATGGCGCAAACGGAAATTCTGCATCTTGAAAACCAAGCGTGGGGGTTCCTTTCTCAGGGTGAGCGCCAACGGGTACTCATTGCCCGCGCCCGTATGGCCCAACCTGCACTCTTGATTTTAGACGAACCTTGCGCAGGTCTCGATCCCGTGGCCCGGGTTCGGTTTCTGGCTTTTGTAGAAAAACTCCTCCACCAACCCGATGCACCAGCCGTGGTTTTGGTGACCCATCACATAGAGGAAATTACCCCTTCTTTTACCCATGCCCTCATTTTGGGGACCGGACACGTGATCGCCGCAGGTACTCTAACCGACGTCCTTACCAGTACACATCTGACGGCTGCATTTGGCACGTCGGTACAGTTATGGACCGATTCCGA is a window of Bacteroidetes Order II. bacterium DNA encoding:
- a CDS encoding META domain-containing protein yields the protein MKTTKIHFVLLVAFSMLGTGLWTQAQNSSRKTLLKPSKPKEITSRAALKRYQWVLVQLSDAQGNARVSGQKIFLQVDPSLKSIGGNGGCNVFGGDLKATARVLKIGPLMSTKMYCDEASRLENRFLEILDGEKTYKISGRKLTIRGQKPNTVLVFMARPRQKN
- a CDS encoding ABC transporter ATP-binding protein; translated protein: MSLPLSNPPIIQVEHMFLTRSRKRILENIHWRVESGDHWVILGPNGAGKTSLLHALAGYMPPTSGKIEVLGKTFGRTDWRALRTHIGLVSAGLIPRIRENEMALDVVVSGKYAQLNLWTDPTPIDIEKARFLMAQTEILHLENQAWGFLSQGERQRVLIARARMAQPALLILDEPCAGLDPVARVRFLAFVEKLLHQPDAPAVVLVTHHIEEITPSFTHALILGTGHVIAAGTLTDVLTSTHLTAAFGTSVQLWTDSDGYRLRISP